Proteins encoded within one genomic window of Pedobacter africanus:
- a CDS encoding RagB/SusD family nutrient uptake outer membrane protein produces the protein MKKYIYKAALIGLAALSFSSCKKYLDMTPTSAASDKLVWSKVEYAELAINSFYHDLNYFGNFSKGQSIAGMTDGFTDAFKYSSMTYNAFMYIPNEIAYGGSVLTPNYVAVYLGNWAEVYEQVRRVNEALSNLKKYGTFADADRNRLEAEIRFFRAQLYFDLVKRYKEVIIYDEDLSKINKSTGLSTEAQGWDFVQADLNFAAQHLLNSKNPNGRVTVGAAYALLSRAMLYAERWEAAKIAGAKVLEIGYELTGNYADAFKMGNTEAILQYSYNKASFTHSFDANYAPGGDRKGAGAMGTPTQEMVESYELKTIGGFPDWTAWHNTSGTTDEPPYANLEPRFQASILYNGASWKGRKIEPFIDGTDGWASWKDDAVPAGRTVTGYFLRKLLDENIDLSKDGSTQPWTAFRLAEVLLNYAEACYRSNATADANAAVRKVRARVGLPYRDKSGPDLMAAIMQERKVELAFEGFYYWDMKRWKLAESAFTGKRVHGLKIEKAGAGFKYTYVDCDKQDRNFPAKMYRIPLPTVEITNNRAVKQFPEWN, from the coding sequence ATGAAAAAATATATCTACAAAGCTGCTTTGATTGGCCTGGCCGCTTTAAGTTTTTCTTCCTGTAAAAAGTACCTGGACATGACACCTACTTCTGCAGCCTCAGATAAACTGGTATGGAGCAAGGTCGAATATGCTGAGCTGGCCATCAACAGCTTTTATCATGACCTGAATTATTTTGGCAACTTCAGCAAGGGGCAATCAATTGCAGGCATGACCGATGGTTTTACAGATGCATTTAAATATTCATCAATGACCTACAATGCTTTTATGTATATCCCTAATGAAATTGCTTACGGTGGCAGTGTGCTCACACCCAACTATGTGGCTGTTTACCTGGGCAACTGGGCAGAAGTTTATGAGCAGGTGAGACGTGTTAACGAAGCTTTGTCCAATCTTAAAAAGTATGGCACTTTTGCAGATGCAGACCGCAACCGGCTGGAGGCTGAAATCAGGTTTTTCCGGGCCCAGCTTTACTTTGATCTGGTAAAACGCTATAAGGAAGTCATCATTTACGATGAGGACCTTTCAAAAATCAATAAAAGTACCGGCCTGAGCACTGAAGCACAGGGCTGGGATTTTGTACAGGCCGATTTAAATTTTGCTGCACAACACTTGCTGAACAGTAAAAATCCGAATGGGAGGGTAACAGTCGGGGCAGCTTACGCCTTGTTGTCAAGAGCAATGTTGTATGCCGAACGCTGGGAAGCAGCAAAGATTGCAGGCGCCAAAGTATTGGAAATAGGCTATGAACTGACAGGCAATTATGCTGATGCATTTAAAATGGGAAATACCGAAGCTATTCTTCAGTACAGTTACAATAAGGCGTCCTTTACACATAGTTTTGACGCAAATTATGCACCTGGCGGCGACCGCAAGGGAGCTGGGGCCATGGGCACTCCTACACAGGAAATGGTAGAGTCTTATGAGCTGAAAACAATTGGCGGTTTCCCGGACTGGACTGCCTGGCACAATACCTCCGGAACTACGGATGAACCACCTTATGCAAATCTGGAACCTCGTTTTCAGGCCAGCATCTTATATAATGGCGCAAGTTGGAAAGGACGTAAAATAGAGCCTTTTATTGATGGGACAGATGGCTGGGCAAGTTGGAAAGACGATGCTGTACCCGCAGGGCGCACCGTGACCGGCTATTTTTTAAGAAAGCTGCTGGATGAAAATATCGATCTGAGCAAAGATGGATCAACACAACCCTGGACGGCCTTTCGTTTAGCCGAAGTATTGCTGAATTATGCAGAGGCCTGTTACCGTTCTAATGCCACTGCAGATGCCAATGCGGCAGTACGTAAAGTAAGGGCCAGGGTAGGACTGCCCTACCGCGATAAAAGCGGCCCCGACCTGATGGCCGCCATTATGCAGGAAAGAAAAGTAGAGCTGGCCTTTGAGGGGTTCTACTACTGGGATATGAAACGTTGGAAGCTGGCCGAAAGCGCGTTTACCGGAAAGCGTGTACACGGACTGAAGATAGAGAAAGCAGGGGCCGGGTTTAAGTACACTTATGTAGACTGTGACAAACAGGACCGTAATTTTCCGGCAAAGATGTACCGTATTCCGTTGCCCACGGTTGAAATCACAAACAACAGAGCGGTAAAACAATTTCCTGAGTGGAATTAA